From one Perca flavescens isolate YP-PL-M2 chromosome 4, PFLA_1.0, whole genome shotgun sequence genomic stretch:
- the rbm6 gene encoding RNA-binding protein 6 isoform X2 — translation MWDGPGPGPGQGPRGGRPFRGDHRGDMFGGRDRPMPDYRGRDGMNMGQMGPRPLDLPPMDMRRMDGPPMRGRDLDPCDMRGREPNRDLCRPGEETDFSLRRHYEIAIRDKLMNSSAFPVQGRNSVDMGGRGMPPREPNNRFMDMRDRESFHYDVPPFNNPNIDGRRGFPMGRNDGFRDMCDRPPVRIGDTDGYDMDLPPHERRVMDTDRRGGPPFNSRGGFDSDMDFRNRLGPSTEFRGRDRSPLRFGNSDVPPVDRARSDMPSDVAGPQISEFMGAKDAPREREYPDSSGSPLMDYRSGEEMTLAEEWKNRRKDKRPFVEVGKGMGGVPEPSFPPGFGRDVNVRDPPPFQERDRTSVEFQAKDVFPRGDHFSALNLPTITSKAPQDVPRQEISPLAGPLGRDNESKHWLGERNPKHKSNRDERPPYHQEKNQPSPMIQEPNDCFKGLKDIPHNQGPVRGKMGVECDFQSSSTVQARDQDYRDIDYRTGSGRAFEYKHEALQAPEKLIKESKPIPPSKFSESGSQDQDYRNASVEDKVSNTISIIGIPKTATMEQILGAFAVRDGVPMQGMKINNVVPGYSYDTAYVEFLNLEDAVRFMESNKGSLKVGTRTTTMKYIQPDDCKRSVHESDHKVSQLQKPQLPRPDEPLEELKTNLNGPKPKGPTEPLSHSQWQRSSDLTPEAWQQQVDQQLKQQETDQQAESWGNRNLPHHSSHQSDSVFKDSKTMIIKNVKPTTTVETILKALDPFAYLDERNVRLVKAKPPGAKCFCFVDMDSHEQVTRLVELLTKPRPLYIDGVRVYAEVAKPLKNQNFRRDFDKPNGSILGHPPEPSLMGQYPPSPLYFQPLQPPAGASTGMQGDLTTGNAIAAPSSDPSIGQEIGYGETPAVDLSYQAGGPHVPTESAAKTVAADGSQPYIYGSEIPDMTNYLYDSTSGFYYDPETTLYYDPNSRYFYNAQTQEYLYWDAASKAYIPVPGGNPTVTQPMTMTAEDQAILSNPAADAPLEMKKALVTPDTAAATVLVSMSDAGSAPAPVPTSSAAPERKDDDDDSKKDKEKDNEKPRSLAAVKIMKDMERWAKIQNRQKESVRSASPLLKTGMDDDRRQSKTADAGFAIFERKISGADDLFKKPFAPPKKDEKSKRPMGSLGLLASDYAAGSDEEVEEDKDEAAKGGQCGQSEDKDNKLTDWKKMACLLCRRQFPNKDALIRHQQLSDLHKQNMEIHLKIKRSKKELEALENQEKELNSREPTRSPEPKRRKQPQHHNTWAGSSREMNTVSDRPGLGAEPVPQRKKKEPVVWDHATYKQAVRKAMFARFKELE, via the exons ATGTGGGATGGACCAGGACCAGGGCCAGGGCAAGGACCACGGGGAGGAAGACCCTTTCG TGGTGATCATCGTGGAGACATGTTTGGTGGCAGAGATCGTCCCATGCCTGATTATAGAGGTAGAGATGGAATGAACATGGGTCAAATGGGCCCAAGACCTCTAGATCTGCCACCCATGGACATGAGAAGGATGGATGGGCCACCGATGAGGGGGCGTGATTTGGACCCATGTGATATGCGTGGTAGAGAGCCAAACAGAGATTTGTGCCGACCTGGAGAAGAGACAGACTTTAGTCTTAGAAGGCACTATGAAATTgccatcagagacaaactgatgAATTCTTCTGCTTTCCCGGTACAAGGCAGGAACTCGGTAGACATGGGAGGGAGGGGTATGCCACCACGGGAACCAAACAACAGATTTATGGacatgagagacagagagtcattTCATTATGATGTGCCACCATTCAACAATCCCAATATTGATGGAAGAAGAGGGTTTCCCATGGGGCGAAATGATGGATTTAGGGACATGTGTGACAGGCCCCCAGTGCGCATTGGTGATACTGATGGCTATGATATGGACTTACCGCCACATGAAAGGAGAGTGATGGATACTGACCGAAGAGGAGGTCCGCCTTTCAATTCCAGAGGTGGATTTGATTCTGATATGGATTTCAGAAATCGTCTCGGTCCATCAACTGAATTCAGAGGTAGGGATCGATCTCCATTAAGATTTGGAAACAGTGATGTCCCTCCAGTGGACAGGGCAAGATCAGACATGCCTTCAGATGTTGCTGGCCCTCAAATATCAGAGTTTATGGGTGCAAAAGATGCACCCAGAGAAAGAGAATATCCAGATTCAAGTGGCAGTCCCCTTATGGATTATCGAAGTGGTGAAGAGATGACTCTCGCAGAGGAATGGAAGAACCGTCGAAAGGACAAGAGACCTTTCGTAGAAGTGGGTAAAGGTATGGGGGGTGTACCCGAACCTAGCTTTCCTCCAGGTTTTGGCAGAGATGTGAATGTTCGAGATCCACCGCCATTTCAGGAAAGGGATAGGACATCTGTTGAATTTCAAGCAAAAGATGTTTTTCCACGTGGTGACCACTTTTCTGCTTTGAATCTACCAACAATTACCAGCAAAGCTCCACAAGACGTTCCACGCCAGGAAATAAGTCCCCTTGCTGGCCCTCTTGGGAGAGACAATGAGAGTAAACATTGGCTTGGTGAAAGGAACCCAAAGCATAAATCAAATCGTGACGAAAGGCCTCCGTACCATCAAGAGAAGAATCAGCCCTCTCCTATGATTCAGGAGCCAAATGATTGTTTTAAAGGGCTGAAAGATATCCCACACAATCAAGGACCTGTCAGGGGTAAGATGGGGGTAGAATGTGATTTCCAAAGCAGCAGCACTGTACAGGCAAGAGACCAAGACTACAGGGACATCGATTACAGAACAGGGTCCGGGAGGGCTTTTGAATACAAGCATGAGGCGCTTCAAGCACCAGAGAAACTCATCAAAGAGTCTAAACCAATCCCACCTTCCAAATTTAGTGAGTCTGGTTCTCAG GATCAAGATTACAGGAATGCATCAGTGGAGGACAAAGTTTCCAATACAATATCCATAATTGGTATTCCAAAGACTGCCACAATGGAGCAG ATTCTTGGTGCCTTTGCAGTCCGTGACGGTGTGCCAATGCAGGGGATGAAAATCAATAACGTTGTGCCAG GTTACAGCTACGATACGGCCTATGTGGAGTTTTTAAACCTCGAGGATGCCGTCCGCTTCATGGAGTCCAACAAG GGATCCCTAAAGGTTGGCACTAGAACAACAACCATGAAGTACATTCAGCCAGACGACTGTAAAAGAAGTGTTCAT GAATCAGATCACAAAGTATCTCAACTCCAGAAGCCCCAGTTGCCCAGACCAGATGAGCCTTTAGAGGAGTTGAAGACCAACCTGAATGGACCGAAACCAAAAGGCCCTACGGAGCCATTGTCCCACAGCCAGTGGCAGCGTAGCTCTGACCTGACTCCCGAAGCCTGGCAGCAGCAGGTGGACCAACAGCTCAAACAGCAAGAAACGGATCAGCAGGCTGAGTCTTGGGGCAACCGCAACCTTCCTCATCACAGTTCACACCAATCTGACTCAGTCTTTAAAGACAGCAAAA CcatgataataaaaaatgtgaagCCCACAACCACAGTTGAGACTATCCTGAAAGCCTTGGATCCCTTTGCATATCTGGATGAAAGAAATGTTCGCCTAGTCAAGGCCAAGCCACCAGGCGCCAAATGCTTCTGCTTTGTTGACATGGACTCCCACGAG CAAGTGACACGTCTGGTTGAGCTCCTCACTAAACCCAGACCCCTTTATATTGATGGGGTCAGAGTTTATGCTGAGGTCGCGAAACCTCTGAAGAACCAAAA tttcaGAAGAGACTTTGATAAACCAAACGGCTCCATCCTTGGGCATCCACCTGAGCCCAGCCTGATGGGG CAGTACCCACCATCTCCGCTGTACTTTCAACCACTGCAGCCACCCGCTGGTGCCTCCACTGGAATGCAAG GTGATTTGACAACTGGCAACGCTATTGCTGCTCCATCATCAGACCCCAGCATTGGACAG GAAATTGGCTACGGTGAGACTCCAGCTGTGGATCTGTCGTACCAGGCTGGTGGACCCCATGTGCCCACAGAATCGGCTGCCAAGACAGTCGCCGCAGACGGATCACAGCCCTACATCTATG GCTCTGAGATTCCTGACATGACCAACTACTTGTACGATTCCACGTCAGGCTTCTACTACGATCCTGAGACGACACTGTACTACGACCCCAACTCTAGG TATTTTTACAACGCTCAAACCCAAGAGTACTTGTACTGGGATGCTGCATCAAAGGCCTACATCCCAGTTCCAGGAGGGAACCCTACAGTGACCCAACCTATGACCATGACTGCTGAAGACCAGGCCATTCTTTCCAACCCAGCAGCAGATGCTCCTCTGGAAATGAAGAAAGCATTGGTGACTCCCGACACCGCGGCGGCCACGGTACTAGTTTCCATGTCTGACGCCGGCTCTGCTCCGGCGCCTGTTCCAACTTCTTCAGCGGCTCCTGAGAGGAAAGACGATGACGATGACTCTAAGAAGGACAAAGAGAAGGATAACGAGAAGCCGAGAAGTCTCGCTGCTGTCAAG ATCATGAAAGACATGGAGCGCTGGGCAAAGATCCAGAATCGTCAAAAGGAAAGTGTCCGTTCCGCATCTCCGCTGTTGAAGACTGGAATGGACGATGACAGGAGGCAATCCAAGACGGCTGACGCTGGCTTTGCTATCTTTGAGAGGAAG ATATCAGGTGCAGATGATCTTTTTAAGAAGCCCTTTGCTCCTCCGAAGAAAGATGAAAAGTCAAAG CGTCCAATGGGCTCCCTGGGTCTACTGGCATCAGACTATGCAGCTGGAAGTGATGAAGAAGTGGAAGAAGATAAGGATGAGGCAGCTAAAGGCGGTCAGTGCGGCCAGTCTGAAGACAAGGACAATAAGCTGACAGACTGGAAAAAGATGGCCTGTCTGCTGTGTAGGAGACAGTTCCCCAACAAGGACGCTCTGATCCGTCACCAGCAGCTTTCTGACCTCCACAAA CAAAATATGGAGATCCACCTTAAGATCAAGAGGTCAAAGAAGGAGCTAGAGGCACTAGAGAACCAGGAAAAAGAA CTAAATTCCAGAGAACCGACAAGGTCACCAGAACCGAAAAGAAGAAAACAGCCACAGCATCATAATACTTGGGCTGGAAGCTCCAG GGAAATGAATACAGTCAGCGATAGACCTGGTTTAGGAGCTGAACCTGTCCCG CAGAGGAAAAAGAAGGAGCCTGTTGTTTGGGACCATGCCACCTACAAACAAGCAGTACGCAAGGCCATGTTTGCACGGTTCAAGGAACTTGAGTGA
- the rbm6 gene encoding RNA-binding protein 6 isoform X3: MWDGPGPGPGQGPRGGRPFRGDHRGDMFGGRDRPMPDYRGRDGMNMGQMGPRPLDLPPMDMRRMDGPPMRGRDLDPCDMRGREPNRDLCRPGEETDFSLRRHYEIAIRDKLMNSSAFPVQGRNSVDMGGRGMPPREPNNRFMDMRDRESFHYDVPPFNNPNIDGRRGFPMGRNDGFRDMCDRPPVRIGDTDGYDMDLPPHERRVMDTDRRGGPPFNSRGGFDSDMDFRNRLGPSTEFRGRDRSPLRFGNSDVPPVDRARSDMPSDVAGPQISEFMGAKDAPREREYPDSSGSPLMDYRSGEEMTLAEEWKNRRKDKRPFVEVGKGMGGVPEPSFPPGFGRDVNVRDPPPFQERDRTSVEFQAKDVFPRGDHFSALNLPTITSKAPQDVPRQEISPLAGPLGRDNESKHWLGERNPKHKSNRDERPPYHQEKNQPSPMIQEPNDCFKGLKDIPHNQGPVRGKMGVECDFQSSSTVQARDQDYRDIDYRTGSGRAFEYKHEALQAPEKLIKESKPIPPSKFSESGSQDQDYRNASVEDKVSNTISIIGIPKTATMEQILGAFAVRDGVPMQGMKINNVVPGYSYDTAYVEFLNLEDAVRFMESNKGSLKVGTRTTTMKYIQPDDCKRSVHESDHKVSQLQKPQLPRPDEPLEELKTNLNGPKPKGPTEPLSHSQWQRSSDLTPEAWQQQVDQQLKQQETDQQAESWGNRNLPHHSSHQSDSVFKDSKTMIIKNVKPTTTVETILKALDPFAYLDERNVRLVKAKPPGAKCFCFVDMDSHEQVTRLVELLTKPRPLYIDGVRVYAEVAKPLKNQNFRRDFDKPNGSILGHPPEPSLMGQQYPPSPLYFQPLQPPAGASTGMQGDLTTGNAIAAPSSDPSIGQEIGYGETPAVDLSYQAGGPHVPTESAAKTVAADGSQPYIYGSEIPDMTNYLYDSTSGFYYDPETTLYYDPNSRYFYNAQTQEYLYWDAASKAYIPVPGGNPTVTQPMTMTAEDQAILSNPAADAPLEMKKALVTPDTAAATVLVSMSDAGSAPAPVPTSSAAPERKDDDDDSKKDKEKDNEKPRSLAAVKIMKDMERWAKIQNRQKESVRSASPLLKTGMDDDRRQSKTADAGFAIFERKISGADDLFKKPFAPPKKDEKSKRPMGSLGLLASDYAAGSDEEVEEDKDEAAKGGQCGQSEDKDNKLTDWKKMACLLCRRQFPNKDALIRHQQLSDLHKQNMEIHLKIKRSKKELEALENQEKELNSREPTRSPEPKRRKQPQHHNTWAGSSREMNTVSDRPGLGAEPVPRKKKEPVVWDHATYKQAVRKAMFARFKELE; encoded by the exons ATGTGGGATGGACCAGGACCAGGGCCAGGGCAAGGACCACGGGGAGGAAGACCCTTTCG TGGTGATCATCGTGGAGACATGTTTGGTGGCAGAGATCGTCCCATGCCTGATTATAGAGGTAGAGATGGAATGAACATGGGTCAAATGGGCCCAAGACCTCTAGATCTGCCACCCATGGACATGAGAAGGATGGATGGGCCACCGATGAGGGGGCGTGATTTGGACCCATGTGATATGCGTGGTAGAGAGCCAAACAGAGATTTGTGCCGACCTGGAGAAGAGACAGACTTTAGTCTTAGAAGGCACTATGAAATTgccatcagagacaaactgatgAATTCTTCTGCTTTCCCGGTACAAGGCAGGAACTCGGTAGACATGGGAGGGAGGGGTATGCCACCACGGGAACCAAACAACAGATTTATGGacatgagagacagagagtcattTCATTATGATGTGCCACCATTCAACAATCCCAATATTGATGGAAGAAGAGGGTTTCCCATGGGGCGAAATGATGGATTTAGGGACATGTGTGACAGGCCCCCAGTGCGCATTGGTGATACTGATGGCTATGATATGGACTTACCGCCACATGAAAGGAGAGTGATGGATACTGACCGAAGAGGAGGTCCGCCTTTCAATTCCAGAGGTGGATTTGATTCTGATATGGATTTCAGAAATCGTCTCGGTCCATCAACTGAATTCAGAGGTAGGGATCGATCTCCATTAAGATTTGGAAACAGTGATGTCCCTCCAGTGGACAGGGCAAGATCAGACATGCCTTCAGATGTTGCTGGCCCTCAAATATCAGAGTTTATGGGTGCAAAAGATGCACCCAGAGAAAGAGAATATCCAGATTCAAGTGGCAGTCCCCTTATGGATTATCGAAGTGGTGAAGAGATGACTCTCGCAGAGGAATGGAAGAACCGTCGAAAGGACAAGAGACCTTTCGTAGAAGTGGGTAAAGGTATGGGGGGTGTACCCGAACCTAGCTTTCCTCCAGGTTTTGGCAGAGATGTGAATGTTCGAGATCCACCGCCATTTCAGGAAAGGGATAGGACATCTGTTGAATTTCAAGCAAAAGATGTTTTTCCACGTGGTGACCACTTTTCTGCTTTGAATCTACCAACAATTACCAGCAAAGCTCCACAAGACGTTCCACGCCAGGAAATAAGTCCCCTTGCTGGCCCTCTTGGGAGAGACAATGAGAGTAAACATTGGCTTGGTGAAAGGAACCCAAAGCATAAATCAAATCGTGACGAAAGGCCTCCGTACCATCAAGAGAAGAATCAGCCCTCTCCTATGATTCAGGAGCCAAATGATTGTTTTAAAGGGCTGAAAGATATCCCACACAATCAAGGACCTGTCAGGGGTAAGATGGGGGTAGAATGTGATTTCCAAAGCAGCAGCACTGTACAGGCAAGAGACCAAGACTACAGGGACATCGATTACAGAACAGGGTCCGGGAGGGCTTTTGAATACAAGCATGAGGCGCTTCAAGCACCAGAGAAACTCATCAAAGAGTCTAAACCAATCCCACCTTCCAAATTTAGTGAGTCTGGTTCTCAG GATCAAGATTACAGGAATGCATCAGTGGAGGACAAAGTTTCCAATACAATATCCATAATTGGTATTCCAAAGACTGCCACAATGGAGCAG ATTCTTGGTGCCTTTGCAGTCCGTGACGGTGTGCCAATGCAGGGGATGAAAATCAATAACGTTGTGCCAG GTTACAGCTACGATACGGCCTATGTGGAGTTTTTAAACCTCGAGGATGCCGTCCGCTTCATGGAGTCCAACAAG GGATCCCTAAAGGTTGGCACTAGAACAACAACCATGAAGTACATTCAGCCAGACGACTGTAAAAGAAGTGTTCAT GAATCAGATCACAAAGTATCTCAACTCCAGAAGCCCCAGTTGCCCAGACCAGATGAGCCTTTAGAGGAGTTGAAGACCAACCTGAATGGACCGAAACCAAAAGGCCCTACGGAGCCATTGTCCCACAGCCAGTGGCAGCGTAGCTCTGACCTGACTCCCGAAGCCTGGCAGCAGCAGGTGGACCAACAGCTCAAACAGCAAGAAACGGATCAGCAGGCTGAGTCTTGGGGCAACCGCAACCTTCCTCATCACAGTTCACACCAATCTGACTCAGTCTTTAAAGACAGCAAAA CcatgataataaaaaatgtgaagCCCACAACCACAGTTGAGACTATCCTGAAAGCCTTGGATCCCTTTGCATATCTGGATGAAAGAAATGTTCGCCTAGTCAAGGCCAAGCCACCAGGCGCCAAATGCTTCTGCTTTGTTGACATGGACTCCCACGAG CAAGTGACACGTCTGGTTGAGCTCCTCACTAAACCCAGACCCCTTTATATTGATGGGGTCAGAGTTTATGCTGAGGTCGCGAAACCTCTGAAGAACCAAAA tttcaGAAGAGACTTTGATAAACCAAACGGCTCCATCCTTGGGCATCCACCTGAGCCCAGCCTGATGGGG CAGCAGTACCCACCATCTCCGCTGTACTTTCAACCACTGCAGCCACCCGCTGGTGCCTCCACTGGAATGCAAG GTGATTTGACAACTGGCAACGCTATTGCTGCTCCATCATCAGACCCCAGCATTGGACAG GAAATTGGCTACGGTGAGACTCCAGCTGTGGATCTGTCGTACCAGGCTGGTGGACCCCATGTGCCCACAGAATCGGCTGCCAAGACAGTCGCCGCAGACGGATCACAGCCCTACATCTATG GCTCTGAGATTCCTGACATGACCAACTACTTGTACGATTCCACGTCAGGCTTCTACTACGATCCTGAGACGACACTGTACTACGACCCCAACTCTAGG TATTTTTACAACGCTCAAACCCAAGAGTACTTGTACTGGGATGCTGCATCAAAGGCCTACATCCCAGTTCCAGGAGGGAACCCTACAGTGACCCAACCTATGACCATGACTGCTGAAGACCAGGCCATTCTTTCCAACCCAGCAGCAGATGCTCCTCTGGAAATGAAGAAAGCATTGGTGACTCCCGACACCGCGGCGGCCACGGTACTAGTTTCCATGTCTGACGCCGGCTCTGCTCCGGCGCCTGTTCCAACTTCTTCAGCGGCTCCTGAGAGGAAAGACGATGACGATGACTCTAAGAAGGACAAAGAGAAGGATAACGAGAAGCCGAGAAGTCTCGCTGCTGTCAAG ATCATGAAAGACATGGAGCGCTGGGCAAAGATCCAGAATCGTCAAAAGGAAAGTGTCCGTTCCGCATCTCCGCTGTTGAAGACTGGAATGGACGATGACAGGAGGCAATCCAAGACGGCTGACGCTGGCTTTGCTATCTTTGAGAGGAAG ATATCAGGTGCAGATGATCTTTTTAAGAAGCCCTTTGCTCCTCCGAAGAAAGATGAAAAGTCAAAG CGTCCAATGGGCTCCCTGGGTCTACTGGCATCAGACTATGCAGCTGGAAGTGATGAAGAAGTGGAAGAAGATAAGGATGAGGCAGCTAAAGGCGGTCAGTGCGGCCAGTCTGAAGACAAGGACAATAAGCTGACAGACTGGAAAAAGATGGCCTGTCTGCTGTGTAGGAGACAGTTCCCCAACAAGGACGCTCTGATCCGTCACCAGCAGCTTTCTGACCTCCACAAA CAAAATATGGAGATCCACCTTAAGATCAAGAGGTCAAAGAAGGAGCTAGAGGCACTAGAGAACCAGGAAAAAGAA CTAAATTCCAGAGAACCGACAAGGTCACCAGAACCGAAAAGAAGAAAACAGCCACAGCATCATAATACTTGGGCTGGAAGCTCCAG GGAAATGAATACAGTCAGCGATAGACCTGGTTTAGGAGCTGAACCTGTCCCG AGGAAAAAGAAGGAGCCTGTTGTTTGGGACCATGCCACCTACAAACAAGCAGTACGCAAGGCCATGTTTGCACGGTTCAAGGAACTTGAGTGA